GCCGGGGCCGTTTCACCGGGCGCGGCGCCCTGACAGGCGGCGATGAGAAGGGCCACCGCGGCGAGACGCGTCGCTACGGCGACGCGCGAGACCGTGCGCCATGCGTGAGGCGCGAGGTGTGCGGCCGTTGCATTCGGTGCGGCGCTAAGCGAGGACGTCGGATGAGGCATCATGGACGGGGCGTTGGGTGCGCCGTAACGTACGACATTCCGCTCCGCCCCACGACGCGCCCCCTCCGGTCACCGCATGCCCCTCACGCGACGCACCTTCATCAAGGCTGGCGCCATCGGCGCCGGGGCCTTGGCGGTCGCGGGCGCGTACGAGGCTTGGCGCATCCGCGACTGCCTGACGCACGCCACGGGGGCGCTGTCGCCGGCGGGGCGCGCCCTCTTTGCCGCCGTCGTCCCCGCCTTCCTCGACGGAATGGTCGCCCCGTCGGCATGGACCCCCGACTCGATGTCCGCCATGCTGGGCAACGTGGAGCGCACCATCGCCACGCTCCCGGCCTCCGCCCGCGGTGAACTGCAGCAGCTCGCCTGCCTGCTCGACCACGGGCCCGTGCGATTGCTGCTGGCGGGAAGCTGGGCGCCGTGGGCATCGGTGACTCCCGCGCGCGCGCGACAGGTGCTGGAACGCTGGCGCTTCAGCGGAACGCCGATGCTGGTGAGTGCCTACCAGGCGCTGCACGACATCACCTTCGCGTCGTGGTACGCGCAGCCCTCGGCGTGGGTGGCGATCGGCTATCCCGGCCCGCCCATGCTCACCGCGAGCCCGGCGTGAGGCACGCGTGAGCGCCCAAGGCTTCCCCGATCCGTTCGTCGCCGGCATCGCCCGCGGCTGGCACGTGACCGACGGCGCGACACTCGACGCCGGCAAGACCTTCGAGGCCGATGTGGCCATCGTCGGCACCGGCGCCGGGGGCGGGACCACCGCCGAGCTGCTTGCAACTGCCGGCCTGCGGGTCCTCCTGCTCGAGGAGGGCGGACTGCGCAGCACGCGCGACTTCCGCATGCTGGAGTCCGAGGCGTACCCGACGCTCTACCAGGAGTCGGCGTCGCGAAAGACGAAGGACAAGGGGATCAACATCATGCAGGGGCGCACCGTCGGCGGGACGACGGTCGTCAACTGGACGTCGAGCTTCCGCACGCCGGAGTCCACGCTCGCCCACTGGCAATCGCAGTTCGGACTCGGCGACCTCACCACCGAGGCACTCACGCCGTGGTGGGAGCGCATGGAGCGGCGACTGCAGGTCGCGCCGTGGGCCGCCACGCCGAACCGGAACAATCAGCTCCTGGCCGATGGCCTGACGAAGCTGGGCATCACGCCGCGCGTGATCCCGCGCAACGTGGCCGGCTGCTACAACATCGGCTACTGCGGCATGGGCTGCCCCACCAACGCCAAGCAGTCGATGCTGGTGACCACGCTTCCCGCTGCGCTCGATCGCGGCGCCGAACTGCTCTACCACGCGCGTGCCGAACGCCTGGTGTTCGAGGGGAGCGCGGTGCGCGAGATCGTGGTGACGCTCATGGGCGCCGACGGCTTCGAGCGCTCGCGCGACGCGGTACGCGTGCGCGCCCGCCACGTCGTCCTCGCCGGCGGCGCGATCAATACGCCGGCACTGCTCCTCAGGAGCGGAGCGCCCAACCCACGCGGCCTGATCGGGACGCGAACCTTCCTGCACCCGGTGACGATCTCCCCCGCGCTCTTCGCCGACCCGGTCGACGCCTTCGCGGGGGCGCCGCAGTCCATCTACTCCGATCACTTCAACGAGGCGAGCGACGCGGGGATGGGCTTCAAGCTCGAAGTGCCGCCGCTGCACCCCGTCCTCATGGGGTCGACATTCACCGGCTTCGGCACCGAGCACGCCAGCGTCATGAAGCGCATGCGCCATGCACAGGTCGTGCTCGCCCTGCTGCGCGACGGCTTCCACCCGGCGAGCGTCGGCGGAACGGTCGAGCTGCGTGACGACGGTTCGCCGGTGCTCGACTACCCCGTCTCGTCGTACGTGATGGAGGGGGCACGTCGGGCGATGACGGTGATGGCCGAGATCCAGTTCGCCGCTGGGGCGCAGGTCATCGTCCCCTTCCATGAGCGCGGGACCCCCGTGCGCACGCTCGCCGCCGCCAAGGCGCAGATCGCCGCCCTCGAGATGCACACCCCGTACGCCAAGCTCGTCAGCGCGCACGTGATGGGGGGGTGTGCCATGGCCGCCGACGACGCACGCGGGGTGACCAACTCCTTCGGGCGCGTGCACAACACCGAGGGGCTCAGTGTCATCGACGGCTCGCTCTTCCCCACGAGCGTGGGGGCCAACCCGCAGCTCTCGATCTACGGCATCGCCGCTCGATCAGCGACCGCGCTCGCCAAGGAGCTGGGGGGACGCGCGACCGAGTAGCGAAGCGGCTGACGCAAGCGTCGGTGCGTTAGGCGGCGCCCGTCTCGCGCATCACGGCTTCTTCGGCGGCACCCGAATCGCCCGCCCCGGGCGCGCCCCCGCCACCAGCGCCCCATCCCGCACCACGAATGCCCCGTTCACCAGCACGTGCGGAATCCCCACCGAGGTGAGCGCGGGCTCGGTGAACGTCGCACGGTCGACCACCTTCGCGGGATCGAAGACGGTCAGGTCGGCAAAGGCACCACGCGCCACGCGCCCACGCTTCGCCATCTGCGGGACGAAGCTCTCCAGGCGGCGCGCCGGGAGGATCGTCATCCGCGACAGCGCATCCATCAGCGTGAGGCTCTGCTGCTCGCGCACGTAATGTCCCAGGACGCGTGCGTACGTCCCTGCCCCACGCGGGTGCCCGGTCCCGTTGACGTACGGGACGCCGTCGCTGGCGATCATCACCCCGGGGTGCGCGATCGCCTTGTCGACGTTCTCCTCCTTCATCATGTGGATCACCACCCACCCGCCCTGCTTGCGATAGCGCTCGAAGCTCTCCTTCGTCAACCGCTCGCCGGTCTGCGGCCAGGCAAGGTCGCCATAGTCCACGCGCAGGTTGTCCTGCCACCCGGGGTTGAACATCGCCGACTCCAACCGCGTGGAACCGGCGGTGTAGGGATAGGCCTCGGTGGTGACGTCCATCCCCGCGGCGCGTGCCGAGTCGAGGAGGGCGAGCGAGAGCGGCAGGTCGCCTAACGAGCTGGAGGCCACGTGCACCACGTGCAGCGCCGTGCGCGACTTGGCCGCCGCGCGCACCACCTCGCGAATCGGTTCCACCCCAAAGGCACGCGTGTGCACGAAGACGGGGACGCGCCGCCCCGCCGCAACGGCAAAGAGGCGCTCGATCTCTTCCTGCGTCGCCCCGGGCGAATAGTTGATCCCGAAGCCGAGCCCGAGCCCCCCTTCGTCGAGCCCCTGCGACATCGCGGTTTCGAGGGAGGCGATCTGCACACCCGTCGCCGCCTGGTTGGCCCCGCGCGGAAGGGGCCCTAACGAGAGAATCGGGCGCGGATTGGTGGGGCCGTGCCCGATCTCCACCCCGTCGTGAAAGACGTTGTAGCGCGCCGGGCGATGCCCCACCGTCGCACCAAAGTTGAGCGGCACCTTCCCCTCCATCGCCGCGTACCACGGCGCGACGGGAAAGACCCCGGCCTCCATGTCGAGCGCGGTCGTGACACCGTCGCGCGCCTGGAGCTGCATGTCGCCCTCGGTCTGCCCGTGCGCATGCAGGTCGATGAAGCCCGGCGCCACGACGAGCCCCGTCACGTCGACGGTGTCCTTCCCCGCGAGCGGATCGGCGGAGAGCGCCGCAATCGTGTCGCCGATGATCCCCACATGCAGCGTCGCGTCGGTCCCGCTCGCAGGATCCATCACCCGGCCACCGGCAAGGACGACGTCATACGTCGGCGCCGGCGTACAGGCGAGGAACGACAGCGCAGACACGAGCGTCGCACCCTCGCGGACGCGGGTGACAGCTCGAGTGAAGCAGGACTGCTGGGGAGACATAACGAGAGGGGAAGGGAGCGTCATGCGCACGCCGCGCCAATCAGGCGATGCGGCCCCGTCATTCTCTCTCGCGTGCCGGGATCCCACAAGCGCACGCACGGGCGACAGGAGGCGAGGTCCGGCAACACGCGAGCGTCGCCCCTTCACCGTCCGGTGAGAAGGTCGAACTCGCGCGCGCCGAAGTGTGCGCTCTGCATCCCGTTCGTCACCCACCCCTCCGCCAGCCCCAGGCTCCCACGCAGGCTTCGATAGAACTGAACATCGGCCATGCTCGGCGCCAACGCACCGGCCACGTCGCCCGTGGTCCCCGCCACCGTCCACATCCGGTCGCCCACCACGCGGTCGAAGAGGAAGGGGTGGTTGTGCAGGTGAGCGACCAGGCGAAAGCCATCGGCGAGGTCG
Above is a window of Gemmatimonadota bacterium DNA encoding:
- a CDS encoding twin-arginine translocation signal domain-containing protein, whose amino-acid sequence is MPLTRRTFIKAGAIGAGALAVAGAYEAWRIRDCLTHATGALSPAGRALFAAVVPAFLDGMVAPSAWTPDSMSAMLGNVERTIATLPASARGELQQLACLLDHGPVRLLLAGSWAPWASVTPARARQVLERWRFSGTPMLVSAYQALHDITFASWYAQPSAWVAIGYPGPPMLTASPA
- a CDS encoding GMC family oxidoreductase; the encoded protein is MSAQGFPDPFVAGIARGWHVTDGATLDAGKTFEADVAIVGTGAGGGTTAELLATAGLRVLLLEEGGLRSTRDFRMLESEAYPTLYQESASRKTKDKGINIMQGRTVGGTTVVNWTSSFRTPESTLAHWQSQFGLGDLTTEALTPWWERMERRLQVAPWAATPNRNNQLLADGLTKLGITPRVIPRNVAGCYNIGYCGMGCPTNAKQSMLVTTLPAALDRGAELLYHARAERLVFEGSAVREIVVTLMGADGFERSRDAVRVRARHVVLAGGAINTPALLLRSGAPNPRGLIGTRTFLHPVTISPALFADPVDAFAGAPQSIYSDHFNEASDAGMGFKLEVPPLHPVLMGSTFTGFGTEHASVMKRMRHAQVVLALLRDGFHPASVGGTVELRDDGSPVLDYPVSSYVMEGARRAMTVMAEIQFAAGAQVIVPFHERGTPVRTLAAAKAQIAALEMHTPYAKLVSAHVMGGCAMAADDARGVTNSFGRVHNTEGLSVIDGSLFPTSVGANPQLSIYGIAARSATALAKELGGRATE
- a CDS encoding amidohydrolase family protein, yielding MSPQQSCFTRAVTRVREGATLVSALSFLACTPAPTYDVVLAGGRVMDPASGTDATLHVGIIGDTIAALSADPLAGKDTVDVTGLVVAPGFIDLHAHGQTEGDMQLQARDGVTTALDMEAGVFPVAPWYAAMEGKVPLNFGATVGHRPARYNVFHDGVEIGHGPTNPRPILSLGPLPRGANQAATGVQIASLETAMSQGLDEGGLGLGFGINYSPGATQEEIERLFAVAAGRRVPVFVHTRAFGVEPIREVVRAAAKSRTALHVVHVASSSLGDLPLSLALLDSARAAGMDVTTEAYPYTAGSTRLESAMFNPGWQDNLRVDYGDLAWPQTGERLTKESFERYRKQGGWVVIHMMKEENVDKAIAHPGVMIASDGVPYVNGTGHPRGAGTYARVLGHYVREQQSLTLMDALSRMTILPARRLESFVPQMAKRGRVARGAFADLTVFDPAKVVDRATFTEPALTSVGIPHVLVNGAFVVRDGALVAGARPGRAIRVPPKKP